The following coding sequences are from one Luteimonas sp. S4-F44 window:
- the ntrC gene encoding nitrogen regulation protein NR(I) encodes MTSPARRVWVVDDDRAVRFVLATALSEAGYDVSGFDSAQAVHEALLRRAAPDLLFTDVRMPGDSGLQLLDALKQAHPQLPVVVMSAYTDVASTAGAFRGGAQEFLSKPFDLDEAVALAARVLGDREPAPAGPGEPVESMDAGADDALVGDTPQMRQLFRAIGRLAQAPVAVLVTGETGTGKELVARALHRESPRASRPFVALNTAAIPAELLESELFGHEAGAFTGAARRHVGRFEQADGGTLFLDEIGDMPASLQTRLLRVLAEDEFFRVGGRELIRVDVRVIAATHQDLEALVAQGRFRADLLHRLDVVRLRLPPLRERRDDVPRLAERFLQAAAAKLDAPAKRLGRAALQRLAAYDWPGNVRELQNLCWRLAALAPSERITVQDLDALLPAQSGLARASEAAPGEATHWEDALRAWADLRLRAGDADLHAQARERLDRVLLETALAQTGGRRAEAAVRLGVGRNTLTRKLGARGRRG; translated from the coding sequence ATGACGTCCCCTGCCCGCCGCGTCTGGGTCGTCGACGACGATCGCGCCGTCCGCTTCGTGCTTGCCACCGCGCTCAGTGAGGCGGGCTACGACGTGTCCGGCTTCGACAGCGCGCAGGCGGTGCACGAGGCCTTGCTGCGGCGTGCTGCGCCCGACCTGCTGTTCACCGACGTGCGCATGCCCGGCGACAGCGGCCTGCAGCTGCTCGATGCGCTCAAACAGGCGCATCCGCAGCTGCCGGTCGTGGTGATGTCGGCCTACACCGATGTCGCCAGCACCGCCGGTGCGTTCCGCGGCGGCGCGCAGGAGTTCCTGTCCAAGCCGTTCGATCTCGACGAGGCGGTCGCCCTGGCCGCGCGGGTGCTCGGCGACCGCGAGCCTGCACCGGCCGGCCCCGGCGAGCCGGTCGAGAGTATGGACGCAGGTGCGGACGATGCATTGGTCGGCGACACCCCGCAGATGCGGCAGTTGTTCCGCGCGATCGGCCGGCTCGCGCAGGCCCCGGTCGCGGTGCTGGTGACCGGCGAGACCGGGACCGGCAAGGAACTGGTCGCGCGCGCGCTGCACCGCGAATCCCCGCGCGCGAGTCGGCCGTTCGTCGCTCTCAACACCGCTGCGATCCCAGCCGAATTGTTGGAAAGCGAGCTGTTCGGCCACGAGGCCGGCGCGTTCACCGGCGCGGCACGGCGCCACGTCGGCCGTTTCGAGCAGGCCGACGGCGGCACGCTGTTTCTCGACGAGATCGGCGACATGCCCGCCTCGCTGCAGACCCGGTTGCTGCGTGTCCTGGCCGAGGACGAATTCTTCCGGGTCGGCGGCCGCGAGCTGATCCGGGTCGATGTGCGGGTGATCGCCGCGACCCACCAGGATCTCGAAGCGCTGGTCGCGCAGGGACGCTTCCGTGCCGATCTGCTGCACCGGCTGGACGTCGTGCGCCTGCGCCTGCCGCCGCTGCGCGAGCGGCGCGATGACGTGCCGCGACTGGCCGAACGCTTCCTGCAGGCGGCCGCCGCCAAGCTCGACGCGCCGGCCAAGCGGCTGGGGCGGGCCGCGCTGCAGCGGCTGGCGGCGTACGACTGGCCGGGCAACGTGCGCGAACTGCAGAACCTGTGCTGGCGGCTGGCGGCGCTGGCGCCGTCGGAGCGCATCACCGTGCAGGATCTCGACGCGCTGTTGCCGGCGCAGTCAGGCCTCGCGCGGGCGAGCGAGGCTGCGCCGGGCGAAGCCACGCACTGGGAGGACGCGCTGCGCGCCTGGGCCGACCTGCGACTGCGCGCCGGCGATGCCGATCTCCATGCCCAGGCCCGCGAACGCCTGGACCGGGTGCTGCTGGAAACCGCGCTGGCCCAGACCGGAGGGCGCCGCGCCGAGGCGGCGGTGCGCTTGGGCGTGGGCCGCAACACGCTGACCCGCAAGCTGGGGGCCCGCGGCCGGCGCGGCTGA
- a CDS encoding superoxide dismutase family protein, giving the protein MSLFAAALVVGCASAPRPAPAPDAAALPPSAGTGTANAAVANLASASGTLVSGRVMLSPAQGGVRVRGEIGGLVRNGTHNLRLHARGDCSAIDAASAGPEYDAQRGAPSQLPDSGERGRILADPRGVAVVDLLLPGAVLGGGAPNDVVGRALLVLGATPGAISARVACGVVRIE; this is encoded by the coding sequence TTGTCCCTCTTCGCCGCCGCGCTGGTCGTGGGCTGCGCCAGCGCGCCGCGTCCGGCGCCGGCGCCGGACGCCGCAGCCTTGCCGCCATCGGCCGGCACCGGCACCGCGAACGCCGCGGTCGCCAATCTCGCGTCGGCATCGGGCACCTTGGTCAGTGGCCGGGTGATGCTCAGCCCCGCGCAAGGCGGCGTGCGCGTGCGCGGCGAGATCGGCGGCCTGGTTCGCAACGGCACCCACAACCTGCGCCTGCACGCCCGCGGCGACTGCAGCGCGATCGATGCCGCCAGCGCCGGGCCCGAGTACGACGCCCAGCGCGGCGCGCCGTCGCAGCTGCCCGACTCGGGCGAGCGCGGGCGCATCCTCGCCGATCCGCGCGGTGTCGCGGTGGTCGACCTGCTGCTGCCCGGCGCCGTGCTGGGCGGCGGTGCGCCCAACGATGTCGTCGGGCGCGCGTTGCTGGTGCTCGGCGCGACCCCCGGCGCGATCAGCGCACGGGTCGCCTGCGGCGTCGTCCGGATCGAATGA
- a CDS encoding superoxide dismutase family protein, translated as MSQTRLLMPAVAVLALALSACGNSTTSANTDAAAEADRAAAPASGQASAPAAEAAAASASVELAPTQGHETAGTLRFATVDGRIQVTGTVTGLPPGGTHGFHVHEKGDCSAPDGTSAGGHFNPASSDHGRVGHGAHHVGDSDNIVAGTDGTASVDTWLEGATLGDGAPTDIVGKAVIVHANADDYVTQPTGNAGDRLACGVIRS; from the coding sequence ATGTCCCAGACCCGTCTCCTCATGCCGGCCGTCGCGGTGCTCGCGCTGGCGTTGTCCGCTTGCGGCAACAGCACCACGAGCGCTAACACCGATGCCGCCGCCGAGGCCGATCGCGCCGCCGCGCCCGCGTCAGGGCAGGCATCGGCTCCTGCGGCCGAGGCCGCAGCCGCCAGCGCCAGTGTCGAGCTCGCCCCGACCCAGGGCCACGAGACCGCCGGCACCCTGCGCTTTGCCACGGTCGATGGCCGCATCCAGGTCACCGGCACGGTCACCGGCCTGCCGCCGGGCGGCACGCACGGCTTTCATGTGCATGAGAAAGGTGACTGCAGCGCGCCAGACGGCACCAGCGCCGGTGGCCACTTCAATCCGGCCAGCAGCGATCATGGCCGTGTCGGCCACGGCGCGCACCACGTCGGCGACAGCGACAACATCGTCGCCGGCACCGACGGCACCGCGTCGGTCGACACCTGGCTGGAAGGCGCGACGCTCGGCGATGGCGCCCCCACCGACATCGTCGGCAAGGCGGTCATCGTCCATGCCAACGCCGACGACTACGTCACCCAGCCGACCGGCAACGCCGGCGATCGGCTGGCCTGCGGTGTGATCCGGTCCTGA